Proteins from one Bacteroides zhangwenhongii genomic window:
- a CDS encoding TolC family protein, whose product MKIIRKTISALLLAGVGITSIQAQNNSSQAWTLRQCIDYAIEHNIEIRQSANNVEAGKVSVNTTKWARLPNLSGSASQNWSWGRTASPIDNSYSDINSANTSFSLGTNVPIFTGLQLSNQYSLAKLDLKAAIEDLNRAKEDIAINVTSAYLQVLFNQELSKIAHNQVDLSKDQLKRIQGLQGVGKASSSEVAEAQARVAQDEMTAVQSDNTYKLSLLDLTQLLELPTPEGFVLESPKEELEFESLTPPDDIYTQALTYKPSIKAAEYRLQGSLNSIRIAQSAFYPQLSFSAGLGSNYYTVSGRSESSFGSQMKNNLNKYIGFNLSVPIFNRFATRNRVRTARLQQIDLSLKLDNSKKVLYKEIQQAWYNALAAESKYNSSEVAVKANEESFRLMSEKFNNGKATFVEYNEAKLNLTKALSDKLQAKYDYLFRTKILDFYKGQVIE is encoded by the coding sequence ATGAAAATAATTCGTAAAACCATATCAGCCCTTCTGCTTGCCGGAGTCGGAATCACCTCCATCCAGGCACAGAACAACTCTTCGCAAGCGTGGACGCTGCGGCAATGTATCGACTATGCCATTGAGCATAATATAGAAATCCGTCAATCGGCCAATAATGTCGAAGCAGGCAAAGTGAGTGTAAACACTACTAAATGGGCACGCCTTCCGAATTTGAGCGGTAGTGCCAGCCAAAACTGGAGTTGGGGCCGTACTGCTTCTCCGATAGACAACTCGTATAGTGACATTAACAGCGCCAATACCAGTTTCAGCCTGGGAACAAACGTACCTATATTTACCGGTTTACAATTGTCCAACCAATATTCACTTGCCAAACTGGATTTAAAAGCTGCCATAGAAGATTTAAATAGAGCCAAAGAAGATATTGCAATCAATGTCACTTCGGCTTATTTACAGGTTTTATTCAATCAAGAATTAAGTAAGATTGCTCATAATCAGGTTGATTTAAGCAAAGACCAGTTAAAACGTATTCAAGGTCTTCAGGGAGTGGGTAAGGCATCCTCTTCTGAAGTGGCCGAAGCACAAGCCCGTGTCGCACAGGATGAAATGACTGCTGTACAATCAGACAATACGTACAAACTGTCCTTACTGGATCTCACCCAACTTTTGGAATTACCCACGCCTGAAGGATTTGTACTCGAAAGCCCTAAGGAAGAATTAGAGTTCGAATCTCTCACTCCGCCGGATGACATATATACACAGGCACTTACTTACAAACCAAGCATTAAGGCTGCAGAATATCGTTTGCAAGGTAGTCTTAATAGTATTCGTATTGCCCAAAGTGCGTTTTATCCACAACTCTCTTTCAGTGCCGGTCTGGGAAGTAATTATTATACGGTTAGCGGAAGATCAGAGAGCAGCTTCGGCAGTCAGATGAAAAACAATCTGAATAAATATATAGGATTTAATTTGAGCGTGCCAATCTTCAACCGTTTTGCCACAAGAAACCGGGTACGCACGGCTCGTTTGCAACAAATAGATTTATCCTTGAAGTTGGATAACAGTAAAAAAGTGCTCTATAAAGAAATTCAGCAAGCCTGGTACAATGCTCTGGCAGCAGAAAGTAAATACAACTCCAGTGAAGTGGCAGTAAAAGCCAACGAAGAGTCTTTCCGCCTGATGAGTGAGAAGTTCAATAACGGCAAGGCTACCTTTGTGGAATACAATGAAGCCAAACTTAACCTGACGAAAGCTCTTTCGGATAAGTTGCAGGCAAAATATGACTACCTGTTCCGGACTAAAATTCTGGATTTCTACAAAGGACAGGTCATTGAATAA
- the msrB gene encoding peptide-methionine (R)-S-oxide reductase MsrB, which produces MKYFIAIVIVMISNTFLGVAKPMKNQAEIYFAGGCFWGTEHFLKQIRGVESTQVGYANSNVANPSYEQVCSGKTNAAETVKVVYDPKTVDLNLLLDLYFKTIDPTSLNRQGNDRGTQYRTGIYYVDKEDLPVIKQAIQLLSAQYKTPIVLEVKPLTNFYPAETYHQDYLDKNPGGYCHINPGLFEMARKANAPKAKAYQKADDATLRKELSAEQYAVTQKNATEPAFHNEYWNEHRPGIYVDITTGEPLFVSTDKFDSGCGWPSFSQPIQKGLIAEKKDTSHGMIRTEVRSKTGDAHLGHVFTDGPKEKGGLRYCINSASLRFIPKDKMKEEGYGEYLPLVK; this is translated from the coding sequence ATGAAGTATTTTATCGCTATAGTGATTGTAATGATTAGTAATACATTTTTAGGAGTTGCTAAACCAATGAAGAATCAAGCAGAAATCTATTTTGCGGGAGGATGTTTCTGGGGAACAGAACATTTCCTGAAACAAATTCGAGGAGTAGAAAGTACTCAGGTAGGATATGCCAACAGTAATGTTGCCAATCCGAGTTATGAACAGGTCTGTTCAGGAAAAACCAATGCTGCCGAAACAGTAAAGGTGGTTTATGATCCGAAAACGGTAGATTTGAATTTACTGCTCGATCTATATTTCAAGACAATCGATCCTACCAGCCTCAACCGGCAAGGTAATGACCGGGGAACGCAGTATAGAACCGGAATTTATTATGTAGATAAAGAAGATCTCCCTGTCATCAAGCAAGCAATTCAATTATTATCCGCACAATATAAAACTCCTATCGTCCTAGAAGTAAAGCCATTGACAAATTTCTATCCGGCAGAGACTTACCACCAGGACTATCTGGATAAAAATCCGGGTGGATACTGCCATATCAATCCTGGTTTATTCGAAATGGCACGCAAAGCGAATGCGCCGAAAGCTAAAGCGTATCAAAAAGCGGATGATGCAACCCTTCGTAAGGAATTGTCGGCGGAACAATATGCCGTAACCCAAAAGAATGCCACCGAACCAGCTTTCCACAATGAATACTGGAATGAGCATCGTCCCGGCATTTATGTGGATATTACTACCGGAGAACCTCTGTTTGTCTCTACCGACAAGTTTGATTCAGGTTGCGGGTGGCCAAGCTTTTCCCAACCGATTCAAAAAGGTCTAATCGCAGAAAAGAAAGATACTTCGCACGGCATGATACGTACGGAAGTACGCAGTAAAACCGGAGATGCTCATTTGGGACACGTATTCACAGATGGGCCGAAAGAGAAAGGTGGATTACGTTATTGCATCAATAGCGCTTCACTTCGTTTTATCCCGAAAGATAAAATGAAAGAGGAAGGTTATGGAGAATATCTACCACTCGTCAAATAG
- a CDS encoding porin family protein, which yields MKKIIIGVFSLILATGMYAQTIGNEAFPQLKDGLLDLNLRTPGQKLRFGGYLQGSGYYTDIKNAESEYGFDIEHAYLSLEGSFLNEKLGFFLQADFADSYPLLDAWVSYAPWKQLKISAGQKQTFTNTRQMMMLDQGLAFGEHSLMDRIFSRTGRELGLFVESRLSLGKLGFDLGAAVTSGDGRNSFGSSSTDPDLGGLKYGGRVTVYPLGFFTSGNEMVFNDFIREKSPKLAIGAAYSYNVGASNMVGEGHNDFQMYDKEGAADYPDYRKLSADLLFKWNGFSLLAEYVNATANGLNGLYVEKDEGAKLKPHQIANYLALGNGFNVQAGYLFRKLWALDIAYSKVKPEWKETEQSVLREADNITFGASKYFNNNTFKLQLAGSYTSYNQLVGAGSKEFQVKLNLHILF from the coding sequence ATGAAAAAGATAATAATAGGAGTTTTCTCCTTGATTTTGGCTACAGGTATGTATGCTCAGACAATTGGAAACGAGGCATTTCCGCAACTGAAAGATGGTTTGCTTGACTTGAACTTGAGAACACCCGGTCAGAAACTGCGTTTTGGCGGTTATCTCCAGGGATCAGGTTATTATACGGATATCAAGAACGCAGAGTCGGAATATGGATTTGATATTGAACATGCTTATTTAAGTCTGGAAGGTTCGTTCCTGAATGAGAAACTGGGATTCTTTTTACAGGCAGATTTTGCAGATTCCTACCCTTTGTTGGATGCATGGGTTTCGTATGCTCCCTGGAAACAGTTGAAAATCAGTGCCGGACAGAAACAGACTTTTACCAATACCCGGCAGATGATGATGCTCGATCAGGGACTTGCTTTTGGTGAACATTCATTGATGGATCGTATTTTCTCCCGTACAGGCCGTGAGTTGGGATTATTTGTTGAAAGCCGCTTGTCACTTGGCAAACTCGGATTCGATTTGGGCGCTGCTGTTACTTCCGGTGACGGACGCAATTCATTTGGTTCATCAAGCACTGACCCTGATTTGGGTGGGTTGAAATATGGCGGACGTGTCACTGTTTATCCGTTGGGCTTCTTTACGAGCGGTAATGAAATGGTCTTTAATGATTTTATTCGTGAGAAATCTCCCAAATTGGCTATCGGTGCGGCCTATAGTTATAATGTCGGTGCCAGTAATATGGTAGGTGAGGGACATAATGATTTTCAGATGTATGATAAAGAAGGTGCTGCGGATTATCCCGACTATCGTAAGTTGTCTGCCGATTTACTCTTCAAGTGGAATGGTTTCTCCTTGTTGGCAGAGTATGTCAATGCAACAGCGAACGGTTTGAACGGGCTTTATGTAGAAAAGGATGAAGGTGCAAAATTGAAACCGCATCAGATAGCCAATTACCTGGCTTTGGGAAATGGATTCAATGTGCAGGCTGGGTATCTTTTCCGTAAATTATGGGCACTTGATATTGCTTACAGTAAAGTGAAACCCGAGTGGAAGGAGACTGAACAGAGTGTTTTGCGCGAGGCGGATAACATCACTTTCGGAGCATCGAAATATTTCAATAATAATACGTTCAAGCTACAGCTGGCAGGTTCATATACCTCATACAATCAGTTAGTGGGGGCAGGATCTAAGGAATTTCAGGTTAAGTTGAATCTTCATATTCTCTTTTGA
- a CDS encoding M14 family metallopeptidase produces the protein MKRILLILCLLLSGLPFYAQQTGKVTAKFFPDPQVDMDTPAFAKKHGFTTYRELMTFLHDLATAHPEWVKLQIVGRTQRGREIPMIKVSKGGSDKLRVLYTGCVHGNEPAGTEGLLYFMKQLTRDPQLSALLDKMDFYILPSVNIDGSEQGERLTANGIDLNRDQTLLSTPEARTLQRVALTVKPHLFIDFHEYKPLRASYEEVTDGLLVTNPNDFMFLWSSNPNVSPALRTVVDDFYVPEASRMADAEGLTHHTYFTTKSNRGEIIFNIGGSSPRSSTNIMALRGAISMLMEVRGVGLGRTSYKRRVYTVYKLAESFARTTFEHEDQIRKAVDESAHYNGDIAVTFRSKSASDYPLNFIDMLACKEITVPVEARIAPESEVVLTRERPVAYYLDANQNRAVEILQHYGVELERLESPETVELECYTVTKAVESHDLVAGILPLNVVTNTSNRTITLPAGSYRIPMSQPLATLVTVLLEPESANGFVNYRVIDAAVNNTLGVYRKMK, from the coding sequence ATGAAACGAATATTATTAATACTCTGTCTTTTATTATCCGGTCTTCCATTCTATGCTCAACAGACCGGAAAGGTGACGGCGAAGTTCTTCCCCGACCCACAGGTCGACATGGATACACCGGCATTTGCCAAGAAGCATGGTTTCACCACTTATCGTGAGTTGATGACGTTCTTGCATGATTTGGCTACCGCTCATCCGGAATGGGTGAAACTTCAAATTGTAGGTCGTACCCAGCGTGGACGTGAAATTCCTATGATAAAGGTGAGTAAAGGAGGAAGTGATAAGTTACGTGTCCTCTATACAGGATGTGTACATGGAAATGAACCGGCTGGTACGGAAGGACTTCTATATTTTATGAAGCAACTGACCCGTGATCCTCAATTGTCTGCCCTGCTTGATAAGATGGATTTCTATATCCTGCCTTCGGTAAATATTGACGGAAGCGAACAGGGAGAACGGCTCACTGCCAATGGTATAGACCTGAACCGTGACCAGACTCTTTTGTCAACCCCGGAAGCACGCACTTTACAACGGGTTGCTCTGACAGTCAAACCTCATTTGTTTATTGATTTCCATGAATACAAACCGCTTCGTGCCTCTTACGAAGAAGTGACCGACGGGCTTCTGGTTACCAATCCTAACGACTTTATGTTTTTGTGGAGTAGCAACCCGAATGTATCTCCCGCATTACGTACTGTTGTAGACGATTTTTATGTGCCTGAAGCTAGTCGTATGGCTGATGCGGAAGGACTGACACATCATACCTATTTTACTACTAAAAGTAATCGTGGAGAAATTATATTCAATATCGGCGGTTCCTCTCCCCGTTCTTCCACTAATATCATGGCATTGCGTGGAGCTATTTCAATGTTGATGGAAGTACGTGGTGTTGGTTTGGGACGCACTTCTTACAAACGTAGGGTATATACTGTTTATAAATTGGCAGAATCATTTGCCCGTACTACTTTTGAGCATGAAGATCAAATACGAAAAGCCGTAGATGAATCTGCTCATTATAATGGTGATATTGCCGTGACTTTCCGTTCGAAATCTGCTTCCGACTATCCGTTGAATTTTATTGATATGCTTGCCTGTAAAGAGATAACTGTGCCTGTTGAGGCCCGTATCGCTCCCGAATCAGAAGTTGTACTGACCCGCGAACGCCCTGTTGCCTATTATCTGGACGCCAACCAAAATCGTGCTGTGGAAATATTGCAGCATTATGGGGTTGAACTGGAACGGCTGGAATCTCCTGAAACGGTTGAACTGGAGTGTTACACTGTTACAAAAGCAGTAGAAAGCCATGATTTGGTAGCCGGTATTTTACCGTTGAATGTGGTAACAAATACCAGTAACCGTACGATTACTCTTCCGGCCGGCAGCTATCGTATTCCCATGTCCCAACCTTTGGCCACCCTTGTGACAGTATTGCTGGAACCGGAATCAGCCAATGGTTTCGTCAACTACCGCGTGATTGATGCTGCAGTAAACAATACGCTGGGCGTCTATCGTAAAATGAAATAG
- a CDS encoding porin, which translates to MKKYLLFLIGLFLFLPVMAQTDEGSDDAEIVEASNESLSDIDNKVVLHRYKMGDGLRLTTQGGNKLVISGMVQTSVESRRFEDVDQMYNRFRVRRARVRFDGSVYHDKLRFRLGLDLVKGSETDDDSGSLLMDAYAAYRPWGSKLVVSFGQRSTPTDNYELQMSSHTLQFGERSKITSAFSTIRELGVFAESSFRVGSKGLLRPAIAITDGSGPISEGKRYGGLKYGSRLDYLPFGAFRSMGGSREGDMAYELTPKLSVGIAYSYADGTSDRRGGRSNGDILYMNDRDEIDLPDYAKLVADFAFKYRGFSMLGEYAKTWGYVPSSITKRVRNDGTTATTFDVNGEQNVEAYIKNRMMLGQGFNIQAGYMLRSLWSFDLRYTYLKPDEYSYMNNNLYFNRHNFYDFSVSKYLTRNYAAKIQLTVGLARSNGENRTPDSTYTYNGNEWIGNLLFQFKF; encoded by the coding sequence ATGAAAAAATATCTATTATTCCTGATAGGGCTATTCTTGTTCCTTCCGGTAATGGCGCAGACAGACGAAGGCAGTGATGACGCCGAAATAGTGGAAGCCAGCAATGAAAGTTTATCAGATATCGACAACAAGGTAGTTCTCCATCGCTATAAAATGGGGGATGGCTTAAGACTCACAACACAGGGCGGCAATAAGCTGGTTATTAGCGGAATGGTACAAACCTCGGTAGAAAGCCGTCGCTTTGAAGATGTGGATCAGATGTACAACCGCTTCCGTGTGCGACGTGCCCGTGTGCGTTTTGATGGAAGTGTCTATCATGATAAATTGCGTTTCCGCTTGGGACTCGACTTGGTGAAAGGTAGTGAGACGGACGATGATTCCGGTTCCTTATTGATGGATGCTTATGCAGCCTATCGCCCTTGGGGTTCTAAACTGGTCGTTTCGTTTGGGCAGCGTTCCACTCCTACGGATAACTACGAATTACAGATGAGTTCCCACACTTTACAGTTTGGAGAACGTAGTAAGATCACTTCTGCATTTAGCACGATTCGTGAATTGGGAGTCTTTGCCGAAAGTTCTTTCCGGGTAGGCAGCAAAGGTCTTCTACGTCCTGCTATTGCCATCACTGATGGTTCCGGTCCGATTTCGGAAGGAAAACGTTATGGTGGATTAAAGTATGGCAGCCGGCTGGATTATCTTCCTTTTGGAGCTTTTCGTTCGATGGGAGGAAGCAGAGAAGGGGATATGGCTTACGAACTGACTCCGAAGTTAAGTGTGGGTATTGCTTATAGCTATGCGGACGGCACATCCGATCGTCGTGGCGGCCGTAGTAACGGGGATATTCTTTATATGAATGACCGTGATGAAATAGATCTTCCCGATTATGCTAAATTGGTAGCAGACTTTGCCTTTAAGTATCGCGGATTTTCCATGTTGGGCGAATATGCGAAGACCTGGGGATATGTTCCTTCTTCTATTACGAAACGGGTAAGAAACGATGGTACCACCGCTACTACCTTTGATGTGAACGGAGAGCAGAATGTAGAAGCTTATATTAAAAATAGAATGATGTTGGGGCAAGGGTTTAATATTCAGGCAGGATATATGCTTCGCAGTCTTTGGAGTTTTGACTTGCGTTATACATACCTTAAGCCGGACGAATATTCATATATGAATAATAATCTGTATTTCAACAGACATAACTTTTATGATTTTAGTGTCTCCAAATATCTGACACGTAATTATGCTGCCAAAATACAATTAACTGTCGGACTGGCCCGTAGCAATGGTGAAAACCGTACTCCCGACAGTACATACACCTATAATGGTAATGAGTGGATAGGAAACCTATTGTTCCAATTTAAATTCTGA
- the iadA gene encoding beta-aspartyl-peptidase, with translation MFKLIQNIHLYAPEDKGMNDLLICGEKIACIAPHIDIRGIEVEVIDGAGMNAAPGCIDQHVHIIGGGGQTGYFSLAPEVPLSRLLACGTTTVVGLLGTDGFVKQLPALYAKTKALCMDGISAYMLTGYYGLPTPTLTDCVANDLIFIDKVIGCKIAISDDRSSYPTKSELMRIIQQVRLGGFTSAKGGVMHVHLGALSGGIDLLLEIAREYPSLISYISPTHMGRTHDLFLQGIEFARMGGMIDISTGGTKYCEPYESVLEGLNAGVSIDRMTFSSDGNAGVRRKDPVTGEDSYTVAPLHRNLEQVIRLIVDGGIAPSDAFRLITTNPARTMKLKGKGELREGWDADITLFDDKWKLQGVYARGAEMMHEGIVIRKGNFEM, from the coding sequence ATGTTCAAACTGATTCAAAATATACATCTTTATGCTCCTGAAGACAAGGGGATGAACGACCTGCTTATTTGTGGTGAAAAAATTGCTTGTATCGCACCCCATATCGATATTCGTGGAATAGAAGTAGAAGTGATCGATGGAGCAGGCATGAATGCTGCTCCTGGCTGTATCGACCAACACGTACATATCATTGGCGGAGGCGGACAAACCGGATATTTCTCTCTGGCTCCTGAAGTGCCGCTTAGCCGTTTACTGGCTTGTGGAACGACTACGGTAGTCGGACTATTGGGAACCGATGGCTTCGTGAAGCAATTACCGGCACTTTATGCTAAAACAAAAGCACTATGCATGGACGGTATATCAGCTTATATGCTTACCGGCTACTATGGACTTCCCACTCCTACATTGACAGATTGTGTTGCCAATGATTTGATTTTCATTGATAAAGTGATCGGCTGTAAAATAGCTATAAGCGATGACCGTAGTTCCTATCCTACCAAAAGTGAGCTGATGCGTATCATTCAGCAAGTACGTCTGGGGGGCTTTACTTCTGCCAAGGGCGGAGTGATGCATGTGCATTTGGGAGCTTTATCCGGAGGCATTGATCTGTTGCTTGAGATAGCGCGGGAATATCCTTCATTAATCAGCTATATTTCTCCTACCCACATGGGACGTACGCACGATCTGTTCTTGCAAGGAATCGAATTTGCCCGTATGGGAGGAATGATCGATATTTCCACAGGCGGAACGAAATATTGCGAACCCTATGAAAGTGTATTGGAGGGATTGAATGCCGGAGTATCTATTGATCGTATGACTTTCTCATCGGATGGTAATGCCGGTGTGCGTCGTAAAGACCCGGTTACCGGGGAAGACAGTTATACTGTGGCACCCTTACATCGAAATCTGGAACAGGTAATCCGGTTGATAGTGGATGGAGGTATTGCCCCTTCGGATGCTTTCCGCCTGATTACAACGAATCCTGCCCGTACAATGAAACTGAAAGGAAAAGGAGAACTCCGGGAAGGATGGGATGCGGATATAACGCTGTTTGATGATAAATGGAAATTGCAGGGTGTCTACGCCCGTGGTGCGGAAATGATGCATGAAGGCATCGTGATACGTAAGGGAAATTTTGAAATGTAA
- the dcuC gene encoding C4-dicarboxylate transporter DcuC, whose translation MIYIGAFIALQIIVLVAYWLMKKNNPQGVLMVAGILMLALSMLLGMHSLSLTETTGTPVFDLFRIIKETFSSNMLRVGLMIMTIGGYVAYMKKIKASDALVYVSMQPLAIFKKFPYIAASIVIPIGQMLFICTPSATGLGLLLVASIFPILVGLGVSRLTAVSVISACTIFDMGPGSANTARAAELVGQNNMLYFVEHQLPLAIPLTILLMIVYYLTNRYFDRKDRQSGRTQPEMVDTKDFKVDIPLIYAILPVLPLFLLIIFSKYVHLFDPPIELDTTTAMFVSLAVSMLFELIRLRSFKAVFVTMKSFWEGMGKVFTNVVTLIVAAEIFSKGLISLGFIDALVEGCTSLGFSGTLVSIVIILILFLAAILMGSGNASFFSFGPLVPSIATKVGMAPVDMILPMQLASSMGRAASPIAGVIIAISEIAGVSATDLAKRNIIPLTITLIAMIVIHFFI comes from the coding sequence ATGATATATATAGGTGCATTTATAGCCTTACAGATAATTGTATTGGTGGCTTATTGGCTAATGAAAAAGAATAATCCGCAGGGAGTATTGATGGTAGCCGGAATTCTGATGTTGGCACTTAGTATGCTGCTTGGTATGCATTCGCTAAGTCTGACTGAAACAACGGGAACGCCAGTTTTCGATCTCTTTCGGATTATCAAAGAAACTTTTTCATCGAATATGCTTCGTGTCGGTTTGATGATTATGACTATTGGAGGTTATGTAGCTTACATGAAAAAGATAAAGGCTAGTGATGCATTGGTATATGTGTCTATGCAACCGCTGGCCATATTCAAGAAATTTCCTTATATCGCTGCTTCCATTGTTATTCCTATCGGGCAAATGCTTTTCATTTGCACACCGAGCGCAACGGGACTTGGATTGTTGCTGGTCGCTTCTATCTTTCCTATTTTGGTAGGCTTGGGAGTGAGTCGTTTGACGGCAGTATCTGTTATTTCTGCTTGTACCATTTTTGATATGGGTCCCGGTTCGGCCAATACTGCCCGGGCGGCGGAACTTGTCGGTCAAAATAATATGCTGTACTTTGTTGAACACCAGCTTCCGCTGGCCATTCCGCTTACTATTTTGCTAATGATTGTTTACTATCTCACCAATCGTTATTTTGACCGCAAGGATCGCCAGTCTGGACGTACACAGCCTGAAATGGTGGATACGAAAGATTTTAAGGTGGATATTCCTTTGATTTATGCGATTTTGCCAGTGTTGCCATTGTTCCTGTTAATCATATTCTCGAAGTATGTACACTTGTTCGATCCTCCGATCGAGTTGGATACCACTACGGCAATGTTCGTCTCTCTGGCAGTTTCCATGTTGTTCGAGTTGATACGGCTTCGTTCCTTTAAAGCGGTTTTTGTGACTATGAAATCATTCTGGGAAGGGATGGGTAAGGTATTTACCAATGTGGTGACACTGATTGTTGCAGCAGAAATCTTCTCTAAGGGATTAATTAGTCTTGGCTTCATTGATGCGTTGGTTGAAGGATGCACCAGCCTGGGATTCTCTGGAACTTTGGTTTCTATTGTCATTATCCTGATTCTTTTCCTGGCTGCCATCCTGATGGGAAGTGGCAATGCTTCTTTCTTCTCGTTTGGCCCGCTGGTTCCGTCAATCGCTACCAAAGTCGGTATGGCACCCGTAGATATGATATTGCCTATGCAATTAGCATCGAGCATGGGACGGGCGGCATCACCTATTGCCGGTGTGATTATTGCTATCTCGGAGATCGCTGGTGTATCGGCTACCGATTTGGCCAAACGCAATATCATTCCGCTGACAATCACACTGATTGCCATGATAGTTATTCACTTTTTTATTTAA
- a CDS encoding leucine-rich repeat domain-containing protein, with protein MMRMNKPMTTAMFCMALLLGGLSSCTTNDVEDIQGDGEQDLYEIKDRALGEYLVYNCSRTDENKLPYEMAVAENGKFYLNTQKAATVENLYLVKNDAQISKLKSAGVATAAVKIVDMDGLQFFTALKTLKITSNSVERMDLTALTQLETVEMNNNCIATLDLSQNTKLVRFRYGGNTTTDTSTKLSTISFANNNVIEHIYLKNQNLQGNGFTLPSNYSALKELDLSNNPATPFAIPEDLMNQLTTAVGVVVDSEGGGDEDGELFTIPDKAFGEYLYYLSTTAGKLPQGLVVKEGNEYQLDKTIAATVTSVNVNKMKNTIAELQTAGLTTAETLISSADGLQFFTGLVEFTATSNKFTEALPITGLSNLEVLQVSMAGVGSLDLSGNPKLRVLNCNGSTKSGYGTLSSINLSYTSNLETLNLKNNKLEAINVTNLVKLTELDLSGNPGANFKIPVGIFNNLTTAKGVEAE; from the coding sequence ATGATGCGAATGAACAAACCGATGACTACTGCAATGTTTTGCATGGCATTATTGCTTGGAGGACTCTCATCTTGTACCACAAATGATGTGGAAGATATACAGGGAGACGGTGAACAAGACCTTTATGAAATTAAGGATCGCGCGTTGGGAGAATACCTTGTTTATAACTGTAGCCGTACAGACGAAAACAAACTTCCTTATGAAATGGCTGTTGCGGAAAATGGCAAATTCTATCTGAACACCCAAAAAGCCGCTACCGTGGAAAACCTATATCTGGTAAAAAACGATGCGCAGATATCTAAATTGAAGAGTGCAGGGGTGGCTACGGCTGCAGTGAAAATTGTAGATATGGACGGTTTGCAGTTCTTTACCGCTCTAAAGACATTGAAGATCACCTCCAATTCAGTGGAACGTATGGACCTGACCGCATTGACTCAACTTGAAACGGTTGAGATGAATAACAACTGCATTGCAACACTGGACTTATCACAGAACACTAAACTCGTTCGCTTTCGTTATGGTGGGAACACTACTACCGATACGTCTACCAAACTTTCGACAATTAGCTTCGCAAATAATAATGTGATAGAACATATTTATTTAAAGAACCAGAATCTTCAGGGGAATGGGTTTACTCTTCCTTCAAATTATTCAGCATTGAAAGAACTTGATTTGAGTAATAACCCGGCTACTCCTTTTGCTATTCCGGAGGATTTAATGAACCAATTGACTACTGCTGTCGGGGTGGTGGTTGACTCTGAAGGAGGAGGCGATGAAGACGGTGAATTGTTCACGATCCCGGATAAGGCTTTTGGAGAGTACCTTTATTATCTATCGACAACAGCTGGCAAGTTGCCACAAGGACTTGTTGTGAAAGAGGGTAATGAATATCAATTGGATAAAACAATTGCAGCTACTGTCACTTCTGTGAATGTCAATAAAATGAAGAACACGATTGCTGAATTACAAACTGCTGGTTTAACAACTGCGGAAACTTTGATAAGTTCTGCAGATGGATTACAGTTCTTTACAGGGCTGGTTGAATTTACAGCTACTTCAAATAAGTTTACCGAGGCACTTCCGATTACTGGACTTAGCAATTTGGAAGTCTTGCAAGTGAGCATGGCAGGAGTTGGCTCATTGGATTTGAGTGGTAATCCCAAATTACGTGTTCTGAACTGTAATGGTAGTACGAAAAGTGGATATGGCACGTTGTCGTCTATTAATCTTTCATATACATCCAATCTGGAGACTCTTAATCTGAAAAATAATAAACTGGAGGCAATCAATGTGACGAATCTGGTTAAGCTAACAGAACTCGACTTAAGTGGTAATCCTGGTGCAAATTTCAAGATTCCGGTAGGAATATTTAATAATTTGACTACTGCCAAAGGCGTAGAAGCTGAATAA